Part of the Kushneria marisflavi genome, GGTGGTCGTCGAAGATGCCACGCTCGATAGTGAGTTCAGGAACAACCCACTGGTCACCTCCGACCCTCATATCAGGTTCTACGCAGGCGCGCCGCTGACAACCGCAGATGGCCATCTTGTAGGAGGGGTCTGCATCATTGATTATCAGCCACGGCAGCTGAGCGACAAGGAAGGTGATCTGCTCAAATCCTTCGCCGATATTGCCAGTGGCATCCTTGAAACCAGTAACAATGTCGGCTTTATCGACCCGGTGACGCTGCTGCCCAATCGTCAGCGACTCATGAAGGATCTCACGGATCTCAATACGCGAAGCGACAAGCCGCATACCCTGATTCTTCTGGAAACAGCACGTCAGGGCTATTACTACGACTTGGCTCGTGGCTTCGGCATTGATGCGGTTGAGCACATTTCCTACAAGGTCGCCAACCTGCTGAGAATCTCACTGCCTCCAGGACTGAAACTCTATTCCGTGATGCTTTCTCGCATGGCCATACTGGTCCCCCAGTCAGAGAAACAGCAGGTTTTCGATGCGCTGCAGGATTTTAACAAGCGGATAAAGAAGGCATTTCGTACCCGGCTACCGGTCAGGCTGGAAGTCAGAGTGGGCTATCACGATTTTGATCCGGCCACGACCAGAGCCAAAACGGCCTTTCGAAGATCTTTCTGCGCGTTATATGACGCACTGACCCACAACGAACCCGTCATGCCCTATCGAACCGACTTCGACAAGGCGCAAAGAAGACAGCTTGAGCTTGCCAACGGCCTCGGTGATGCCTTGAAAAGCGACCATCAGCTTTACCTAGTGTATCAACCCAGGGTCTGTTTAAAAGCACGTCAGATAGTGGGATTTGAAGCGCTGCTGCGGTGGCATCATCCACGGCTGGGAGAGGTGCCCCCATCGGATTTCATTCCTCTGATCAGTCAAACCACCTTGATCAACCCTCTGACACTCTGGGTCATTCGAGAAGTTGCAAAGGCCATAAAGCGTTTTGAAACGCTGAATATACACCTCCCCGTTTCCATCAACGTCACCACCACCAATCTGATCGACGATCAGTTTGCAGGGCGCGTCTCAAAAATACTCACCGAGCGTGAGATCAGCCCGGCCCTGATTGAAATTGAATGCCTCGAAACCGAGGAATTGCTCAACAATCCTCTGGCCGTCAACACACTTGACACCCTGAGAAGTCACGGCATTCGAATCGCACTGGATGACTTTGGCAGCGGCTATAGCAACCTCAAGTATCTGCGGCGCATACCCGCACAGGTCATCAAGCTCGACAAAAGCCTGATTACCAACATCCACAAGGATCCTGACGGATTAAAGATTGCCGCTCATCTGATTCAGATGCTGCAGGGACTGGGCTTTGAAGTGGTAGCTGAAGGTATAGAAGATGCGGTGGTAGCGGACCACCTCGAAGCACTCAATTGCAATGTCGGCCAGGGGTACTTTTTTTACCGGCCGATGCCCCTAGAAGAGACGCTGAGCATATTGTGTTCGCAACGCTGAATGCATCGTGGCCGTTTCTTCAATAAACCAGTATCGAAACGCGTTGTGCGATAGCGGTCACGCTTCTCAAGGCCACTTTTTGACCTGACTTTTCCATACCCGAGTCAGGCTTTTGTGGAAAAGGGGCGTGTCTGGGCAGAATGCCCCTTCTTTCGTACAATGGCGCATCAACTCGTCCCCCACTTTTAAAATAATGTTGCGACTGTCGTCCTCCCTTTTTTGCTATCCCTCGGCTTTTCGTACGGGTGCAGTATTGTTACATCACCGAGGATTTCAGACGGTTTTTAGTGGGACTAAACGAGACGAGACACGATCAATCGGATTTCTCAAGTGACTGATATCTCTAAAGTTAGCCTCGCAGACCAGGCCCGCCGGTTTTCGATAGCCCCCATGATGGACTGGACGCCACGCGATCAGCGCGCTTTCGCAAGAACGCTGACCAAACGTGCCCTGCTCTATACCGAGATGGTAACCACTGGTGCCATTTTGCATGGCACGCCCCGCGAACGCTTTCTTGGTCATGATGCCCTTGAGTATCCGCTGGCCCTCCAACTGGGCGGCAGCGACCCGGTCGCGCTGGCCGAGTGTGCCGCCATTGCAGAAAGCTGGGGCTATCAGGAGGTCAATCTCAATGTTGGTTGTCCGAGTGATCGCGTTCAGAACAACATGATCGGCGCCTGCCTGATGGGCCATCCCGAACTGGTTGCCCGCTGCGTGGCGGCCATGCAGGCGGCCGTCTCGATTCCGGTCACGGTCAAGTGCCGCATCGGGATCGATGATCAGGACGAGGATGAGGATCTGGCGCGTTTTATCGATACTGTCGCCGCCGCTGGCTGCACGACCTTTACCGTTCATGCTCGCAAGGCCTGGCTTGAGGGGCTGTCTCCCAAACAGAACCGGGACGTGCCGCCACTGAACTATCCGCGAGTGCACCGGCTCAAGGCCGCGCATCCCGAGCTTCACATCGGCATTAACGGTGGGCTCAAGACCATCAGCGATTGCCAGCGAGAGCTCGAACATGTCGACAGCGTCATGGTCGGCCGCGAGGCCTATCAGAACCCGTTTCTACTGGCCCATGTCGACCGCGATATCTTCGGCGAAAATACCCGACCGCCGACAAGACACGATGCCATGCAGGCCTTTCGGCCCTATCTGATCTCGCGTCTTGAGTCGGGCGTGCGGCTCAATCACATCACACGCCATCTTCTCGGTCTGTTTACGGGCTGCCGCGGCGGACGACGTTTTCGCCGCTATCTTTCCGAGACGGCTCATCGCCCTGATGCCGGTATCGAGGTGTTCGATCAGGCGCTCGAACTGGTCAACGATATTGATGCCGCACAAGCGTTGCCGGCCCACATGCCCGACTGAATGCTGATCAAACGCCAGCGGCTCCCCTCTCCTTTCCTGGGCCGGCTCATGCCGGTTCAGGAAGCATGACCATCTCCAGGTTGTTGTTTTGGCCTACCTGGCCATACTTGGCGCACCCTTCGGGTTCAATCCGAACACATCATGACCGTCAAGGAGGCGATATGCGTTTTGAATTGCCAGGCAAAATGGGGCTGGGCACGGCTCCTCTGGGCAACATGTTTGAGGAAGTACCGGACGCTCGCGCCATCGAGACGCTGCGCACGGCCTGGGATGCCGGTATTCGCTATTTCGACACGGCACCGCAGTACGGTGCGGGGCTGTCGGAAATGCGTCTGGGAGAAGCGCTGGCCGACGAACCCCGGGGCACGTATGTAGTGTCTACCAAGGTGGGGCGGCTGATTCTTGACGAGCAGGAATCAAAGCAGGGCATTTTTGCCCACGGTCGTACCAATCGGGTGGTGTACGACTACTCAGAGTCCGCGACCCTGCGCTCCATCGAGGAGAGTCTCGAACGCCTGAATATGGATCGCATTGATATCGCCTGGATCCATGACTGCGCCGCCGATGCTCACGGCGAACACTGGGAAGAGGTGCATGATCAGGCCATGAACGGGGCGGCACGCGCGCTGACCCGGCTACGCGAGGAAGGCGTGATTCGTGCTTGGGGGCTGGGCGTCAACCGAGTGGAAGCCTGTACGCGCGCGCTTGAAAAATCCGACCCTGACGGCTTCCTGCTTGCCGGTCGCTATTCGCTGCTCGACCACGAAGGCGCGCTGGAAACCCTGCTGCCGGAATGCGATCGCCGTGGTGCGCGTCTGGTCATCGGCGGCGCCTACAACTCCGGCATTCTGGCCGGCGGTGATCACTATGATTACAGACAGGCTTCCAGCGAGGTGCGGGAGCGCACTCGACGACTGCGAGATGTCTGTGACCGTTTCGGGGTCGATGTTCGCGCCGTTGCACTGCAGTTCAGTGCTGCCCCGCGTGTCGTGGCGTCCGTGATTCCGGGGACCACACGACCGGAGCGCATTGCCGAGAATCAGGCGCTGATGACCACGGATATCCCCAGCGCCCTGTGGCAAACGCTCTGGAGTGAAGGTCTGGTATCAATGGATGCGCCCATTCCCGGCGCTGCCTGACTTCCGTTGCATGGCAGGCCCTGACGCCGTTGCGTCAGGGCCTTTTTCCTGTCCTGCGTTAGCTACTCAACGCGCGCCTGCCACGCCTCCACGGCATGCTCGGCGTCTTCCAGTTCATGAAAACGGGCGATGTGAAAGACCGCCTCCCCCTCATTGACCAGTGGCAGGTTGCTCATGCCAATCACAATGCCGTCGCTGGACGACAGCACATCCCCTTCTTCGTTGCCAAAGGGCCCTGCCACAATGCCCAGCCGCTCACCCTTGACCACACGCGCTCCCAGCCGAACGCGTGGACGCAATACGCCGTCGATGGGCGCACGGGCCCAGCTCGAACTGCGCGCCACTTCGGACGCCGGTATCTTGCTGCCACGCCCCACCGGCAGCATGTCCAGCAAGCGCATGACCCGCAGCACACCACGCACGCCGGCACTGATCGCCCAGTCATCAAAGCGCAGCGCCTCTCCGGCCTCATAGGTCAACACCGGGATACCACGGCGCTCGGCGTATTCACGCAGACTGCCACCACGCAGCTCGGCATTGAGAATGACCGGCGCGCCGAAGGCATCGGCCATCGCCCGGGTCTGTTCGTTGCGCTCAAGCTGAGCACGAATCTGAGGCAGATTGGTCCGATGAATGGCGCCGGTATGCAGATCCAGAATGTGTGTGGCCAGATCCACCACCTGCTCGCGAAAAAGCGCCGCGATGCGCGAGCCCAGAGAGCCCGATTCGCTGCCCGGAAAGCAGCGATTCAGATCCCGGCGATCCGGCAGATAGCGACTGTGCTGTACGAAGCCGAACACATTGACGATCGGGACGGCAATCAGCGTCCCGCGCAGTCGTGTAAGAGAGCGCGTCTTGAGCACTCGACGGACGATCTCCACTCCGTTGATTTCGTCGCCATGAATGGCACCGCACACCAGCATGACCGGGCCATCCCGACGGCCATGAACCACCTCGACCGGGATATTGAGCGGGGTGTGGGTATAAAGACGGGCAACCGGCACATCGATCTGGCGACGCTGACCGGGAAGCACTTTCTCCCCCGCCAGTAAAAAGGCATCACGGGCCATACGAATACTCATCAAGGCGTGTCAAAAAAGTCGTGGCGAACCGGATTTTTATCGGCGGCGAGCGTTGAAAATACAGTCCGCTCAAACGGCAGCCCGCCGGTAAAGATACACGGTGTCCATGGCAAAGGAGATCATCAGGAGCAGCAGCGACAGTGCCAGTGCCAGATTCGACCAGGGCGTTGTCACCCAGGGCAGCAGACACGTCATCAGAGTGCTGACCTGCCAGACACAGATCGTCTTGCGTCGATAGCTGACCGGCAACTCTTCGTCGAGCCAGTGCCAGACCCGGGCGGCCGCCACAAAAGCGTAGCGCATGGCACCGATGGCCATGATCCAGGCCCCTGCCTTGCCCTGGATGACCAGCATCAAACACAGCATGAGAATGAAAAAGGCATCCAGCTCCATATCCAGCCGCGCGCCAAATCGGCTTTCGGTATGAGAGCGGCGTGCCACCCAGCCATCAACGCCATCAAGCGCCAGCGCGGTCAGGGCGGTGGCAAACACCATCAGGTGATGTTCGTTGATAAACGCCGGCAACGGTAGCATGGCCGTAAGCAGGACGATCAGTATCGCTCGCATCAGGGTGACGCGATTGGCCCACCCAAAGCGTTGCTGCCCCTCCGGCCAGCCGTGCACGATAATCCCTGACAGCGCCAGATACACGCCGCCTGCGACCGGATACAGCAGTGTCGGCGCCCCGCAGACAAGATGCAGCAACGCCACCAGCAACATCAGGCCGATGCCACCGGCCAGAAGCTCCATGAGCACGCTGGATGCAGGCCACATGGGCTGGCGTACAACGATGCGTTGTTCACTCATGTCCGAGCCCTCCTTCCCGGTCGGCAGATACTCCTGATCGATCACGATTCATGCGACCCCGAGAAAAGCATTAAAACTTCATCAGAAGGTCATCAT contains:
- a CDS encoding sensor domain-containing diguanylate cyclase, with product MSLEQNLSASERQRLAELEAFRLSRLGANHLLDKLTNVIAQLLHTPTSLVTLVGSDRQWLKAKCNFGPDETARDVSFCQRTIERNDLVVVEDATLDSEFRNNPLVTSDPHIRFYAGAPLTTADGHLVGGVCIIDYQPRQLSDKEGDLLKSFADIASGILETSNNVGFIDPVTLLPNRQRLMKDLTDLNTRSDKPHTLILLETARQGYYYDLARGFGIDAVEHISYKVANLLRISLPPGLKLYSVMLSRMAILVPQSEKQQVFDALQDFNKRIKKAFRTRLPVRLEVRVGYHDFDPATTRAKTAFRRSFCALYDALTHNEPVMPYRTDFDKAQRRQLELANGLGDALKSDHQLYLVYQPRVCLKARQIVGFEALLRWHHPRLGEVPPSDFIPLISQTTLINPLTLWVIREVAKAIKRFETLNIHLPVSINVTTTNLIDDQFAGRVSKILTEREISPALIEIECLETEELLNNPLAVNTLDTLRSHGIRIALDDFGSGYSNLKYLRRIPAQVIKLDKSLITNIHKDPDGLKIAAHLIQMLQGLGFEVVAEGIEDAVVADHLEALNCNVGQGYFFYRPMPLEETLSILCSQR
- the dusA gene encoding tRNA dihydrouridine(20/20a) synthase DusA — its product is MMDWTPRDQRAFARTLTKRALLYTEMVTTGAILHGTPRERFLGHDALEYPLALQLGGSDPVALAECAAIAESWGYQEVNLNVGCPSDRVQNNMIGACLMGHPELVARCVAAMQAAVSIPVTVKCRIGIDDQDEDEDLARFIDTVAAAGCTTFTVHARKAWLEGLSPKQNRDVPPLNYPRVHRLKAAHPELHIGINGGLKTISDCQRELEHVDSVMVGREAYQNPFLLAHVDRDIFGENTRPPTRHDAMQAFRPYLISRLESGVRLNHITRHLLGLFTGCRGGRRFRRYLSETAHRPDAGIEVFDQALELVNDIDAAQALPAHMPD
- a CDS encoding aldo/keto reductase, translating into MRFELPGKMGLGTAPLGNMFEEVPDARAIETLRTAWDAGIRYFDTAPQYGAGLSEMRLGEALADEPRGTYVVSTKVGRLILDEQESKQGIFAHGRTNRVVYDYSESATLRSIEESLERLNMDRIDIAWIHDCAADAHGEHWEEVHDQAMNGAARALTRLREEGVIRAWGLGVNRVEACTRALEKSDPDGFLLAGRYSLLDHEGALETLLPECDRRGARLVIGGAYNSGILAGGDHYDYRQASSEVRERTRRLRDVCDRFGVDVRAVALQFSAAPRVVASVIPGTTRPERIAENQALMTTDIPSALWQTLWSEGLVSMDAPIPGAA
- a CDS encoding succinylglutamate desuccinylase/aspartoacylase family protein — translated: MARDAFLLAGEKVLPGQRRQIDVPVARLYTHTPLNIPVEVVHGRRDGPVMLVCGAIHGDEINGVEIVRRVLKTRSLTRLRGTLIAVPIVNVFGFVQHSRYLPDRRDLNRCFPGSESGSLGSRIAALFREQVVDLATHILDLHTGAIHRTNLPQIRAQLERNEQTRAMADAFGAPVILNAELRGGSLREYAERRGIPVLTYEAGEALRFDDWAISAGVRGVLRVMRLLDMLPVGRGSKIPASEVARSSSWARAPIDGVLRPRVRLGARVVKGERLGIVAGPFGNEEGDVLSSSDGIVIGMSNLPLVNEGEAVFHIARFHELEDAEHAVEAWQARVE
- a CDS encoding CDP-alcohol phosphatidyltransferase family protein; the protein is MSEQRIVVRQPMWPASSVLMELLAGGIGLMLLVALLHLVCGAPTLLYPVAGGVYLALSGIIVHGWPEGQQRFGWANRVTLMRAILIVLLTAMLPLPAFINEHHLMVFATALTALALDGVDGWVARRSHTESRFGARLDMELDAFFILMLCLMLVIQGKAGAWIMAIGAMRYAFVAAARVWHWLDEELPVSYRRKTICVWQVSTLMTCLLPWVTTPWSNLALALSLLLLMISFAMDTVYLYRRAAV